In Halobaculum magnesiiphilum, the following proteins share a genomic window:
- a CDS encoding glycosyltransferase family 2 protein, which yields MTDAPLVSVVIPTYDRPDRVGDAVSNIREQTYRPIETIIVDDCSPTPVSDVIKDEFGSHHGVTIIRHDENQGANAARNSGIKQANGEYVAFLDDDDRWFPSKLRRQVDTLESAEADTAIAYTGKVYVNDEGLIQNVSTHCVSEKPTKQLLKTNLVGSFSTLLVHRDVFDDVGVLDEAFPCWQDTDFLVRATQTYDLACVPEPLTVRVYHGDQITGDFDARTETALPLFLEKHSDLANEYGDGFERQMRSRLFFNVGWNGVVNGHTLAAFPYILRAIRTDPAWMRPYAALLACIGGDPVRRLLSALNNFRSDDDPRVGDTIIDTDGELSIQSPKAAEKWEETLPEAVVVQ from the coding sequence GTGACTGACGCCCCTCTGGTTTCTGTTGTCATACCTACGTATGACCGGCCAGACAGAGTCGGTGACGCTGTCAGCAATATTAGAGAGCAAACCTACCGACCGATTGAGACAATCATCGTTGACGACTGTTCGCCGACACCGGTATCCGACGTAATCAAAGATGAATTCGGGTCACATCACGGAGTGACGATTATCCGCCACGACGAGAATCAGGGCGCGAACGCGGCGAGAAACTCTGGAATCAAACAAGCGAACGGTGAATACGTAGCGTTTCTCGACGACGATGATCGTTGGTTTCCGTCGAAACTCAGGCGGCAGGTCGATACACTCGAGTCGGCCGAGGCTGATACTGCAATCGCGTACACAGGGAAAGTCTACGTCAATGATGAAGGGCTCATCCAGAACGTTTCGACGCATTGTGTATCCGAGAAGCCCACGAAGCAGCTGTTAAAGACGAACCTCGTTGGTTCCTTCTCTACCCTGCTAGTTCATCGAGATGTCTTTGACGACGTAGGGGTGCTTGACGAAGCGTTCCCCTGCTGGCAGGATACTGACTTCCTCGTCAGAGCGACCCAGACGTACGACCTCGCATGTGTCCCCGAACCCCTGACGGTACGGGTGTACCACGGTGATCAGATAACCGGGGACTTCGACGCGCGGACTGAGACCGCGCTTCCGCTGTTCCTCGAAAAGCACAGTGATTTGGCTAATGAGTACGGCGATGGGTTCGAACGACAAATGCGGTCGCGGCTGTTTTTCAATGTCGGTTGGAATGGGGTCGTTAATGGCCATACTCTAGCAGCGTTCCCCTACATTCTACGAGCTATTAGGACCGATCCGGCTTGGATGCGGCCGTACGCGGCACTACTTGCGTGCATCGGCGGCGACCCGGTAAGACGCCTGCTGAGCGCTCTCAACAATTTCCGGTCTGATGACGATCCACGGGTCGGTGACACGATTATCGATACGGACGGTGAGCTTTCGATCCAGTCGCCGAAAGCGGCCGAAAAGTGGGAAGAGACGTTACCGGAGGCGGTTGTCGTCCAATGA
- a CDS encoding asparagine synthase C-terminal domain-containing protein: MDITCKFTSSVEEYEGTKLIGFCQWRQCVDESNLPIEAFSKATTRPEVKDVARSVTGFFSVLTPIDDGWCIAADYINSYPIYYVSTTGPIHLTDSQEHAIQELSNTEFDTVSTAEYRTASYVTGPQTLLKGVSQSQAGEIIHLSPSGIDKERYFNFEYGNQHDRTFEHVHRNWEICISRLIEYANGRPIWVPLSAGFDSRYIVTALAEMGYPNLNSFSWSSRPQQDEHLTAERVARSLGVEHHHWEPSHEDWRRIYRSSGREELDNQLWLSSVPVLREWGAVRELANQGTVPENSVIVPGHSGDMIAGSHLSDVALSPPVSEREVIDEILRIHYRYNAIDQTQEEHIRERIRDVIQFGGGPLTQALEAVERFDWRERQAKWITAATKTHGQTGLDWWLPFWDAECVDFWLDTSFKQRSGRRFQRKAVQDKYRSVADNPVGHFAATSLTGRIKNIGRESRIEPLLRKMYNYATSILESPKQSVQTPEEIYENLEYRFGMIPRDTFLQAYNGDADHRAYRARLLLGDIDVGDITHPIDRVDQ; encoded by the coding sequence ATGGATATCACTTGCAAATTCACATCTTCTGTTGAGGAGTATGAAGGGACCAAACTAATTGGATTTTGTCAGTGGCGGCAATGTGTAGATGAAAGTAACTTACCCATTGAAGCGTTCAGTAAGGCTACTACTCGGCCTGAGGTCAAAGATGTGGCCCGTTCGGTTACAGGCTTTTTCTCAGTATTGACTCCCATCGATGATGGGTGGTGTATCGCGGCCGACTATATTAACAGTTACCCGATTTACTACGTGTCGACAACGGGACCAATTCATCTCACAGACTCTCAAGAGCATGCAATTCAGGAGTTATCGAACACTGAATTTGATACAGTGTCTACAGCAGAATATCGTACCGCAAGCTATGTCACAGGGCCACAAACCCTTTTAAAGGGCGTTAGCCAGTCTCAAGCGGGTGAAATCATCCATTTATCTCCTTCTGGTATCGACAAGGAGAGGTATTTCAACTTTGAGTATGGAAACCAGCATGATCGAACGTTCGAGCACGTCCATCGAAATTGGGAGATATGTATATCCCGACTCATTGAATATGCGAACGGCCGACCGATCTGGGTGCCGCTAAGCGCTGGTTTTGATTCTCGGTATATTGTCACTGCGTTAGCCGAAATGGGGTATCCGAACTTGAACTCGTTTTCGTGGTCGAGTCGCCCTCAACAAGACGAACACCTGACCGCAGAACGTGTTGCCCGCTCTTTGGGCGTAGAACACCATCACTGGGAACCATCCCATGAGGATTGGAGGAGAATCTATCGTAGTAGTGGGCGTGAGGAGCTTGACAATCAACTCTGGTTATCGAGTGTCCCTGTACTTAGGGAATGGGGTGCGGTTCGTGAACTTGCGAACCAAGGCACGGTTCCTGAAAACAGCGTTATTGTCCCTGGACATTCGGGAGATATGATTGCAGGCAGCCACCTATCCGATGTGGCACTTTCTCCACCGGTATCCGAGCGGGAGGTCATTGATGAAATACTGAGAATCCATTACCGATACAATGCTATAGACCAAACCCAGGAAGAACATATTCGGGAGCGTATCCGGGATGTAATTCAGTTCGGTGGTGGTCCTCTGACCCAAGCACTCGAGGCGGTCGAACGGTTCGACTGGCGAGAGCGACAAGCGAAATGGATTACGGCGGCAACAAAAACTCATGGGCAAACAGGATTAGATTGGTGGCTACCGTTTTGGGATGCAGAGTGTGTTGACTTTTGGCTGGATACATCATTTAAACAGCGTAGCGGTCGGCGATTCCAAAGAAAAGCAGTCCAAGATAAGTACCGTTCCGTTGCAGATAATCCTGTAGGCCATTTTGCTGCGACCTCCTTGACTGGCCGAATAAAAAACATAGGCCGTGAATCACGAATTGAGCCTCTTCTACGGAAAATGTACAATTACGCGACCTCGATTTTGGAGAGTCCCAAGCAGTCAGTCCAAACGCCAGAAGAGATATATGAGAATTTGGAATACCGATTTGGGATGATCCCTCGTGACACGTTTTTACAGGCCTACAATGGAGACGCCGATCACCGCGCGTATCGAGCTAGACTGCTGCTCGGCGATATTGATGTTGGAGATATTACCCACCCTATAGATAGAGTCGACCAATAA
- a CDS encoding glycosyltransferase: MTVDIGFFLPSFDIGGAERVTINLANGFANRGYSVDLVLPSPQGLLRTEVDPRVRVVDLQSLPFPGYTRLGDIPFLMRYLRRTTPTWFYTAMNHINVPNLIAWNLARVPTQIIVTEHIDPRVAVVNSTKNRFVYAAAKELYSTAGKLVAVSDGVVEGLSDIVGVDRDAITRIYNPIVSETLRERSMEPLNHKWFSSDDYKVVLGIGRLSEQKQFSDLVEAVSLLADESVRLVLIGDGPKRDELASRIAELGLSSSSELLGYVDNPYQYMRNASVTALPSIREGFGNVLVEAMACGCPVVATDCPSGPAEILDNGEYGRLVSVGNPSALAAAIGETLEEPVDEDKLITRASDFSIKAAVDQYERLLWG, encoded by the coding sequence ATGACAGTCGACATCGGGTTTTTTCTCCCGTCGTTCGACATCGGGGGCGCGGAACGGGTCACAATAAATTTAGCGAACGGGTTCGCCAATCGCGGCTACAGCGTGGACCTCGTTCTCCCCAGTCCTCAAGGGCTGCTCCGTACAGAGGTTGACCCGCGGGTTCGCGTTGTCGACCTTCAGTCATTACCGTTTCCGGGTTACACCCGGCTCGGGGACATTCCATTCCTAATGAGGTATCTCCGTCGGACGACCCCTACTTGGTTCTACACCGCTATGAATCACATCAATGTTCCTAACCTAATTGCGTGGAACCTAGCTCGCGTGCCGACCCAAATTATCGTGACGGAACACATCGACCCTAGAGTTGCCGTAGTGAATTCCACTAAAAACAGATTCGTCTACGCAGCGGCTAAAGAACTCTACTCGACAGCAGGCAAGTTGGTCGCTGTTTCGGACGGCGTTGTTGAGGGACTCAGCGATATTGTCGGTGTAGATCGCGACGCAATCACTCGAATCTACAATCCCATCGTTTCCGAGACTCTCCGGGAACGAAGTATGGAACCGCTCAACCACAAATGGTTTTCGTCAGATGATTACAAAGTTGTACTCGGTATTGGCCGTCTCTCAGAACAGAAGCAATTCTCAGATCTGGTGGAGGCTGTGTCACTGCTCGCGGACGAGTCAGTTCGCCTGGTGCTCATAGGTGACGGCCCAAAACGTGATGAACTGGCGTCGCGTATCGCCGAACTCGGATTATCGTCGTCGAGTGAACTGCTCGGGTACGTCGACAACCCGTATCAATATATGCGGAACGCGTCAGTGACGGCCCTTCCGTCTATCAGGGAAGGGTTTGGAAACGTCCTCGTTGAGGCGATGGCTTGTGGTTGTCCCGTTGTTGCAACGGACTGTCCAAGTGGCCCGGCGGAGATCTTGGACAACGGTGAGTACGGTCGTCTCGTATCCGTCGGTAATCCGTCTGCGCTGGCAGCCGCTATCGGTGAGACCCTTGAGGAACCGGTTGATGAGGACAAATTGATAACCCGGGCGTCGGATTTCAGTATCAAAGCTGCAGTGGATCAGTACGAGCGTCTACTTTGGGGGTGA
- the kdsA gene encoding 3-deoxy-8-phosphooctulonate synthase yields the protein MKLTNSISVSNEDQFFLIAGPCVIESEKQVLQTARELKEITNRHNIELIFKSSFDKANRSSISSYRGPGMERGLEILQRVKDKYDLPVITDFHAPEQAEAVADVVDVLQVPAFLSRQTDMLTAAGETGLPINVKKGQFLSADGMDNVVNKIESTGNEQVMLCERGAMFGYNNLVVDMRNLDIMKELGKPVVFDTTHSVQRPGARGDSSGGDRQFAPTLARAALGAGVAGIFAEVHPDPPSAKCDAATQLPLDEFESLVKKWKAIDDTVKDSERHD from the coding sequence ATGAAACTCACTAATAGTATCTCGGTCTCTAACGAAGACCAATTCTTCCTTATTGCAGGACCGTGTGTGATCGAATCAGAGAAACAAGTGCTGCAAACAGCACGAGAACTAAAAGAGATTACTAACCGCCACAACATCGAACTAATCTTCAAGAGCTCGTTTGACAAAGCCAACCGCTCGTCGATTAGTTCCTACCGGGGCCCCGGGATGGAACGTGGACTCGAAATTCTGCAGCGCGTCAAAGACAAGTATGATCTGCCGGTTATAACTGATTTCCACGCCCCTGAACAGGCAGAGGCGGTCGCAGACGTGGTTGACGTTCTACAAGTGCCTGCGTTCCTCTCACGACAAACGGATATGCTCACGGCTGCCGGTGAAACGGGGTTACCAATTAATGTAAAGAAAGGACAGTTTCTCTCAGCAGATGGCATGGACAATGTTGTTAACAAGATTGAATCCACGGGGAACGAACAGGTTATGCTCTGCGAACGCGGTGCGATGTTCGGATATAATAACCTCGTTGTCGATATGCGGAATTTAGATATCATGAAAGAGCTTGGCAAGCCAGTCGTGTTCGACACAACACACTCGGTGCAGCGTCCGGGCGCACGCGGTGACTCCAGTGGTGGCGACCGTCAGTTTGCGCCGACGTTAGCGCGGGCTGCACTCGGAGCTGGGGTGGCGGGTATCTTCGCTGAAGTGCATCCTGATCCGCCGTCAGCTAAATGTGATGCAGCCACACAACTTCCCCTTGATGAATTCGAATCGCTTGTTAAAAAATGGAAAGCGATTGATGACACGGTGAAGGATAGTGAGCGACATGACTGA
- a CDS encoding sulfatase: MTNIVLVSVDCLRADRVYNHHRYTTPTLHKLQKESLIFDAAYATGPYTTESIPGLIAGQHSYNGWYYGNDVTWKAIGDGPTLASWLRDQGFETVATLTNPHLSRARNFDRGFNQFENLRLGDETDSTDDRDKGGLLQLGSLLYDIRSRMRNYDTVRNPYMLPVMVYRYLQTKQGWPTVDGETVVDNFTDQLEPLSDGFFAWTHLMDLHAPLRPSTVRAGGLSAVTSTYGQLQCDAARAARVHEPRYDTMYDSALRYVDERIGDVIDHLQRTGVWDDTVLVVTGDHGEVLFDRNDVYGHPPHHLYDELLHVPLIVRTPDDRAGRISTPVSLAWLHEILAVLCDFEEGEFPATSGTTSLLTDSESSAPVVSDTLDRTGHTLAVRDNQRKILHHEPADENSQIDYDYTTRDIQFNYREDPRERATIQSDISPDLTALAHDLAIHPSELPSVQGEFGRDVEEQLRDLGYRA, from the coding sequence ATGACCAACATCGTGTTGGTGAGTGTGGATTGTCTTCGAGCCGACAGGGTTTACAATCACCACCGCTATACGACGCCGACGCTCCACAAACTCCAAAAGGAAAGTCTCATTTTCGACGCCGCCTATGCGACCGGCCCGTACACGACTGAGTCGATTCCTGGATTGATCGCCGGTCAACACTCTTACAACGGCTGGTACTACGGTAACGACGTCACGTGGAAAGCGATTGGTGACGGTCCGACGCTCGCGTCGTGGCTCCGTGACCAAGGCTTCGAGACGGTCGCCACGCTCACCAACCCACACCTAAGCCGCGCCCGGAACTTTGATCGCGGATTCAACCAATTTGAGAACCTCCGTCTCGGCGACGAAACCGACAGTACAGACGACCGTGACAAAGGAGGGCTGCTCCAGCTAGGGTCTCTTCTCTACGATATCCGGAGCCGGATGCGGAACTACGATACTGTTCGTAACCCGTACATGTTGCCGGTCATGGTCTACCGGTATCTGCAGACGAAGCAAGGATGGCCGACAGTAGACGGTGAAACCGTCGTCGACAATTTCACGGACCAATTAGAGCCTCTCTCCGATGGTTTCTTCGCGTGGACTCATCTGATGGACCTCCACGCACCACTCCGACCGTCTACTGTCCGGGCTGGCGGACTGTCAGCCGTTACGAGCACGTACGGCCAGTTGCAGTGTGATGCGGCCCGCGCGGCACGCGTACACGAACCACGATATGATACGATGTACGACAGTGCCCTCAGATACGTTGACGAACGTATTGGGGACGTGATTGACCACCTCCAGCGTACCGGTGTATGGGATGATACGGTTCTCGTCGTCACGGGAGACCACGGCGAGGTACTGTTCGATCGCAACGACGTGTATGGTCACCCGCCCCATCATCTCTATGATGAACTGCTACATGTACCGCTGATTGTTAGGACACCAGACGATCGTGCAGGGCGAATCAGCACACCGGTTTCCTTGGCCTGGCTCCACGAAATTCTCGCTGTCCTCTGTGACTTTGAGGAGGGCGAGTTCCCGGCGACTAGTGGAACGACATCCCTCCTAACCGATAGTGAGAGTTCGGCCCCCGTCGTTTCCGATACGCTCGACCGGACTGGCCACACACTCGCGGTTCGAGACAACCAGCGAAAAATTCTCCACCACGAACCTGCCGACGAAAACTCGCAGATTGACTACGATTACACCACTCGCGACATCCAGTTCAACTATCGGGAAGACCCACGAGAGCGTGCCACTATCCAGTCGGACATTTCACCAGATCTCACCGCGCTCGCTCATGATCTCGCGATCCACCCATCCGAACTCCCATCCGTTCAAGGCGAGTTTGGCCGAGACGTCGAAGAACAACTTCGGGATCTGGGCTACAGGGCGTAA
- a CDS encoding KpsF/GutQ family sugar-phosphate isomerase, whose protein sequence is MTEMDKTDVYEAVSHTLSVQENSIATLQNAETIAEITQVAEVISEENGRVIFSGIGKSGDVGKKVSSTFNSIGVSSHFLHPVEALHGDLGSLSAEDLVILISNSGNTDEMVELLQFIRSFDATTVAITSDPESKLGKQADYHVNTKIEKEGAVVELVPMASATATMIIGDCIANALMTNRDFSQQEYGHFHPGGAIGKRLLLNVEDLMHKDIPKSRPADTLATVALKISEGGKGIAAIQDEENYLKGILTDGDIRRLIESGKDLHNVVAKEVMITNPITASEDMAAIRALEVIEENDISQLVVTDDSNRFLGVVHIHDIMEKGLTV, encoded by the coding sequence ATGACTGAGATGGACAAGACAGACGTTTATGAAGCTGTTTCTCACACGCTGTCGGTTCAAGAGAACTCTATTGCTACGCTTCAGAATGCGGAGACAATAGCGGAGATAACACAAGTGGCAGAAGTAATTAGCGAGGAGAACGGTCGAGTAATATTCTCTGGTATTGGCAAGTCTGGAGATGTAGGCAAGAAGGTCTCATCCACGTTCAATAGTATTGGGGTGTCTTCACACTTCCTTCATCCTGTTGAAGCACTTCACGGCGATTTGGGATCTCTTTCAGCCGAAGACCTTGTTATTCTCATTTCGAATAGCGGAAATACTGACGAGATGGTGGAACTACTGCAATTTATTCGTTCATTTGATGCGACAACTGTGGCGATCACGTCCGACCCTGAATCGAAGTTAGGTAAACAAGCGGATTATCACGTCAATACGAAAATTGAGAAGGAAGGCGCAGTCGTAGAATTAGTCCCGATGGCCAGTGCCACTGCTACGATGATTATCGGAGACTGTATCGCAAACGCCTTGATGACGAATCGGGACTTCAGCCAACAGGAGTACGGCCATTTTCATCCTGGGGGGGCGATTGGGAAGCGTCTGTTGCTAAACGTTGAGGACTTAATGCACAAGGACATTCCAAAATCTCGGCCGGCAGACACATTAGCCACAGTTGCTCTGAAAATAAGTGAAGGCGGTAAAGGGATTGCTGCGATTCAGGACGAGGAGAACTATTTGAAAGGTATCTTGACGGATGGTGATATCCGTCGACTGATTGAATCTGGAAAGGATCTGCATAATGTCGTAGCCAAAGAAGTAATGATTACTAACCCAATTACGGCTTCCGAAGATATGGCCGCAATAAGAGCTCTAGAAGTTATTGAAGAGAACGACATTTCACAACTTGTGGTAACTGATGATTCTAACAGGTTTTTAGGTGTCGTACACATCCATGACATTATGGAGAAAGGGCTAACAGTTTGA
- a CDS encoding glycosyltransferase family 4 protein yields MVQDDWWPRTGGGPVHVKELAIALAENHDCTVDIYTRALAKDGERHTDTEQYASGDVTVYRVSPCTEYWNPVGRISSMLTPIPKLVRGDYDVIHGHTFLPAVPTRLSGALSGSSTVFTVHGTALTSGVGRDESALAGVKRRIEKQFVLGFDYDSVISVNHEHVDLLETGHEDVRAIPNGVDLDRFDVDADRTQDVLFLGRLAPKKRVTDLIDAFARVEDEFPDSTLRIVGTGPKREELEAQVQELGISDRVSFEGRVPDEAIPEYYATAGAFVLPSVWEGHPLTLLEAWAASAPVIASSVEGIEEFVDHGKTGYLVPAKSPGELADALRTTLENPEVARKWGENARQLVEDEYSWEGVAERTYSLYQDLA; encoded by the coding sequence ATGGTGCAAGACGACTGGTGGCCGCGAACTGGTGGCGGCCCAGTCCACGTGAAGGAGCTCGCGATCGCCCTCGCAGAAAACCACGATTGTACCGTGGATATCTATACTCGAGCGCTTGCGAAGGATGGGGAACGACACACAGACACTGAGCAGTACGCTTCAGGAGACGTAACGGTGTACCGTGTTTCCCCGTGTACGGAGTACTGGAACCCCGTTGGTCGCATCTCGTCGATGCTGACACCAATCCCGAAGTTGGTTCGTGGTGATTACGACGTGATTCACGGCCATACGTTCCTCCCGGCTGTTCCCACCCGACTCTCCGGTGCTCTTTCCGGGTCCTCGACGGTGTTCACTGTCCACGGAACTGCGTTGACCTCCGGAGTTGGACGTGACGAGTCCGCGCTTGCAGGAGTGAAGCGCCGCATCGAGAAGCAGTTCGTTCTTGGTTTCGACTACGACTCGGTGATCTCGGTGAATCACGAGCACGTGGACCTTCTGGAGACGGGCCACGAGGACGTGCGAGCGATTCCGAACGGTGTCGATCTTGATCGGTTTGACGTAGACGCTGATCGGACTCAGGACGTGTTGTTCCTCGGCCGTCTGGCGCCGAAAAAGCGGGTGACGGACCTTATCGACGCGTTTGCGAGAGTCGAGGACGAATTCCCCGACTCGACGCTTCGCATCGTCGGAACGGGCCCGAAACGAGAAGAACTCGAAGCGCAAGTCCAGGAGCTCGGGATTTCAGACCGTGTCTCGTTTGAGGGACGCGTTCCGGACGAAGCAATACCGGAGTACTACGCCACGGCAGGCGCCTTCGTTCTGCCTTCCGTCTGGGAAGGACATCCGCTCACGTTGCTCGAAGCGTGGGCTGCAAGTGCGCCGGTAATTGCGTCGTCCGTGGAGGGAATCGAGGAGTTCGTGGATCACGGAAAAACGGGATATCTCGTACCGGCCAAATCACCCGGTGAGTTGGCGGACGCATTACGGACAACCCTGGAGAATCCGGAAGTGGCGCGTAAATGGGGCGAGAATGCTCGGCAGCTCGTCGAGGATGAGTACTCCTGGGAAGGCGTGGCGGAACGCACATACAGCCTGTACCAGGACCTCGCCTGA
- a CDS encoding CatB-related O-acetyltransferase: MRFYDNFLGQELPHTSKGPIEIGSDVWFGADVTVLSDVQIGPGAVVGAKSVITNDVDPYAVVAGVPAEPKSYRFDEEMREQLLETAWWEWEPERITDNEEFFKTDLRTIDDLKSVIR, from the coding sequence ATGAGATTCTACGATAATTTTCTCGGGCAAGAGCTCCCGCATACGTCTAAGGGTCCGATCGAAATCGGGTCTGACGTCTGGTTTGGTGCGGACGTCACCGTTCTCTCGGACGTCCAGATTGGTCCCGGTGCCGTTGTCGGGGCGAAATCGGTCATTACGAATGACGTTGACCCGTACGCTGTCGTGGCTGGTGTGCCTGCTGAGCCAAAATCGTATCGTTTCGACGAGGAGATGCGAGAACAGCTGCTAGAAACGGCTTGGTGGGAGTGGGAGCCCGAACGAATCACCGATAATGAGGAGTTCTTCAAGACGGATCTTCGGACTATTGATGATCTCAAGTCGGTGATTCGGTGA
- a CDS encoding alkaline phosphatase family protein — protein MESVSDEVILVGLDGLGFGEIGQWIDGGILPTLSSLADNTATDLKSTHPPWTPCAWPSLLSGRNPGKHGVFDFFKQEGYEKQLIERSDVDSPYLFDVTAECGLTPVVINYPITHSALNIENGAMVPGYLTSEDTPFHPPHLREQYEAENGKYRIYPDYGTDDDPIAEYVDVARHRRDIARFLDERFDWDLLAVQFQVTDSVFHDLDDREQIREVLENVDEFVGDIIDLGDDDTTVIIASDHGMGDYDWTFYVNSWLAEHGYCETTEGEAQYFRQQKDKLKGKSDESKSSSTMSKAVSTTANTLSKVGLSPRRIHSALESVGLASHVERILPADALVAAQNQVVDHENSIAYQLLFNSLGIHLNVEGREPHGMVPQNEYEEVRSELIDELKEIRDPDGKLVFDDVRPREEVYEGKHVEDAPDIILFPRDFRYDVSGSILDTFRRNPHKNHKPEGILISNRDLNVDPEKGASIYDIAPTVAAELEIPVDTNTDGRVLTDVEETVERQDWDELAGDYASGGSDQDTSSVEDRLADLGYME, from the coding sequence GTGGAATCAGTCTCCGATGAGGTCATTCTCGTAGGTCTCGACGGTCTGGGGTTCGGAGAGATCGGTCAATGGATCGATGGCGGTATCCTCCCGACGCTCTCGTCGCTTGCAGACAACACGGCTACCGATCTAAAGAGCACTCACCCGCCATGGACGCCCTGTGCGTGGCCGTCCTTGCTCAGCGGTCGGAATCCAGGAAAACACGGCGTGTTCGACTTCTTCAAGCAAGAGGGGTATGAAAAACAACTTATCGAGCGATCGGACGTCGATTCGCCGTATCTGTTCGACGTCACCGCCGAGTGCGGTCTGACGCCAGTGGTGATTAACTATCCGATCACCCACTCCGCACTAAACATTGAGAATGGCGCCATGGTCCCTGGCTATTTAACTAGCGAAGACACACCTTTCCACCCGCCGCATCTCCGGGAGCAGTACGAGGCTGAGAACGGTAAATACCGGATCTACCCCGACTACGGAACGGACGATGATCCGATCGCTGAGTACGTCGACGTCGCGCGACATCGGCGTGATATCGCCCGGTTCCTCGACGAGCGGTTCGACTGGGATCTCCTCGCAGTTCAGTTCCAGGTAACGGACTCCGTCTTCCACGACCTCGACGATCGCGAACAGATCCGTGAAGTTCTTGAAAATGTCGACGAGTTCGTCGGCGACATTATCGACCTCGGTGACGACGACACTACAGTCATCATCGCCTCTGATCACGGGATGGGTGACTACGACTGGACCTTCTACGTCAACTCTTGGCTGGCCGAACACGGCTATTGTGAAACAACAGAAGGGGAAGCCCAGTACTTCAGACAGCAAAAGGACAAACTGAAAGGAAAATCGGACGAGTCGAAAAGCTCCTCAACCATGTCAAAGGCTGTAAGCACCACAGCAAACACGCTCTCTAAAGTCGGACTCTCTCCACGCAGAATCCATAGCGCGTTGGAGTCTGTTGGCCTGGCCAGCCACGTTGAGCGAATTCTTCCTGCCGATGCACTTGTCGCCGCACAGAATCAAGTCGTCGATCACGAAAACTCGATTGCGTATCAACTCCTGTTCAACAGTCTCGGAATCCACCTCAACGTCGAAGGCAGGGAGCCCCACGGGATGGTCCCGCAGAACGAGTATGAGGAGGTCCGTTCCGAGCTCATCGACGAACTCAAAGAGATCCGCGACCCCGACGGGAAGCTGGTGTTCGACGACGTGCGACCTCGAGAAGAGGTGTATGAAGGGAAGCACGTCGAAGACGCACCAGACATCATCCTGTTCCCACGGGACTTCCGCTACGACGTGAGCGGGTCGATCCTCGACACGTTCCGTCGGAACCCCCACAAGAACCACAAGCCGGAGGGCATCCTCATCTCGAATCGTGATCTCAATGTTGACCCGGAGAAAGGTGCATCAATCTACGATATCGCACCGACCGTCGCGGCAGAATTAGAAATCCCGGTCGACACCAACACCGATGGTCGAGTCCTCACCGACGTCGAAGAAACCGTCGAACGACAAGACTGGGACGAACTGGCTGGTGACTACGCGAGTGGAGGCTCTGATCAGGATACCTCCAGCGTTGAAGACCGACTCGCTGACCTCGGCTATATGGAGTAA